A stretch of the Muntiacus reevesi chromosome 8, mMunRee1.1, whole genome shotgun sequence genome encodes the following:
- the LOC136173465 gene encoding small integral membrane protein 20-like produces MNMDMSDKSEENTHLLSKSGSKGIVTKSQKIKRVPGTRRIRVALAGAMSRNLRTAHIFSGFISLIGAAFYPIYFRSLMWLEKYKKEQAVNRAGIVQEDVQPPGLKVWSDPFGQK; encoded by the coding sequence ATGAATATGGACATGAGTGACAAAAGTGAGGAAAACACACATCTTCTCTCCAAAAGTGGCTCCAAAGGAATTGTAACTAAAAGTCAGAAAATTAAGAGAGTCCCGGGCACTCGGAGAATCCGGGTAGCCCTGGCTGGAGCCATGTCCCGGAACCTGCGCACTGCTCACATTTTCAGTGGCTTCATCTCCCTGATCGGCGCCGCCTTCTACCCCATCTACTTCCGGTCCTTAATGTGGCTGGAGAAGTACAAGAAGGAACAAGCCGTTAATCGAGCTGGTATTGTTCAAGAAGACGTGCAGCCACCAGGGTTGAAAGTGTGGTCGGATCCATTTGGCCAGAAATGA